The DNA segment ATCTTCATACTTGTGAGATTTACATAGGTTTACAATGTACCACTGAGAAATGGAAAGCATTTTAGAAGATTTATCAAAACTTTCTTAATCTTAACATTAATAGACTTGGTGCCGAATTTAGGAACAAATACAGAAAAATGAGAATTGGTGGTAAAACTTGAATCCGCATAGTGCATGATTGTTTCAATGTAATTACCGGGTCTAATTTTCTTATTAGCTTTCTATGCCCCCAATTGTTGATGCCATGCTGGTTTTGTTGTACCATAGGCCACAATGtttaaaaactgtctaaaacccttgataaatgtggtgtttgaCAAATTAGTTGCAGTTTGTTCCAATAATAAGTATTCTCCATTTGCTTTACACTACTGATCATTGTGCTGAATTGGTGAAATGCAGTGAGCTGCTGACTTATGCCTTTGGTCATGGCTAGTTTCTGTGAACAAAAGGATTGAATATGCCCATGACATTTTTATTACACACTAAAGCATATAGGCTTGTCAAGCATCTGACATATACTTTGAGCGTATCAGTATACCTATACTGGCAGGTGGAGTCCtcctttttgcctctgtctgcataGTATATGTTGCATACCTCAGGAAACAcaagatggaaagacgtagctagCAATGTATTGCATCCTCTCCCGGCCTCGCCTGAGCATACGCTCGGGGTGGTCCCCGgtaatgtaactgtccatataagtgCAAGTAACGGGggaaaacaccctgaacatcagcTGTTCCTACTTTCAGAAGAAACAGACAAACTAGAGGACCTACCCTTAAATTTACCATGCCAAAGAGCCCCATACACTCTACGGGTGCATTtccactgccattgcccgccgtaccgtaacaCGGCGGCggagaggagaaggtgagcacTGCTCTTccccgcctctctccatagggatacatggcgcacggagcCATATGGCGAGATATATGGCAGGTTATAaaccactgatcagtgaaaaaactcATTGAAAAGAAGGGTTCAGTAAGGCATTTGTGAAAAATCATTGAGGCCAGGAAGGGAGGaccaatcactgatgtgaaacaaAGATGCTCATCTGATGAGTGAGATGTATAAAAAGTGTTGATGAATAGACGAGTGCAGAGACTCCTCATTCTGCCTTGGATAAGTCATGCTGGGTGATGTATCTGGAGTGGTTTAGAACTGTGGAGTCGtactttagaccagctattagttggtctagtttacaaCTGACTTTTCCAGTACACACCATGCCCCTTTCCCAGAGACCATGCCCCCTTTTATGGACAAGCCGGAAAAAAAATTGCCCAAATAAATGTGACTCACAGCATTTCAGACacaaattactccagaattctggcatagaaTAAATGGTGGTGTGGGGGAAGGGGGTTAATGTATGTACAGTACTTGCCTGATGAAGTCCAGTGCTGCTTCTTGGGCATGTGACCGCTGTAGCCAATCGCTGGCCTCAACAATATATGGCTTCCGTCCTATCAGTAGATGCCAGGGACGCGGGAGACATTTTTATTTATAGTAATACACGAAGTTCACTTCCTTTCCTGTTGAAATGAGGTATAGCTTTCATTGGTCCATAATTTCATGGCTCGTGTCCGGAGGTAGATGCcatatgttttgtttgtttttgtgctTCCATAATTGGTTTGTTATGTAAGTGTTCTGTTATAGGTGTGTGTTAATTCCTCCCTTGACACAACGCACGTCTGTTTGCCATCCTCATCTTGGGAAGGTTAATGTTCCTGTATTTTATGTTAATGGTGTCTGTCTGATTTCCATTACCTCCCACGTTTTGTCAACAGTCGAAATAATTACCTACTTCTGTCCTTCCGTACAGTATGTGACTGGGACACtgttttctaaaaataaaataaacctcaTCCAGGTTTTTTCCTTGTGTCTTCATATgttcagaagtttttttttaggTCATTACTTTTGTGTTCCTGTGATTATATTATAACTTGCATCATTCTTCTGTTTATTActacagatacaggcagtttgATTGTTTACTCATTAAACGCCACATTCTGTACTTTGGAAATGTACAGGTATTAATGTCACTGAGAAAGCATTATTCTAGAAGGTGTTcatgtattttgtttttttgctttctAGGCACATGTTCTTCTTGCACATAAAGGATGATCTCCTGGCTGGTCGTCTGCATTGCTCACAGGAACAAGCCGTGGAGCTGAGTGCCCTCATCGCCCAGCTAGAATATGGCGATTACAATCAGAACACTGCCCGCTATCAGAACGTCTGCGCAAAAGAGCTGGAAACTACTGCTTTAGAAAGGCAAGTGTCTAGCTCTATATGGTCCTGCAATCTAACACATTTCTAAGATACTTACTTTCTTTGAAGGGGTTACTTGTAAAAGCTTAACAAGGATTCCTCTCTCCCACTCATATGCAAGCAAGTATTCATGTTATCTCAGTACTGATAGGACAAGGTGAGGTTGTGGGACACCTTTTGGTAACTGTGAATCTGCCTGAGGAATAGTGGATTATCATAAGATCCTGAAGATACACACAAGATTGTCGactcccccaacccccccccccccccccgcctctgaAATTAGTGGATTTGGGCAGCATATCCAGAATATATATAGAACAGCCAGTGAGCCTGCAGCccagaggaactctggtaacccccagtagtatacagcccaccctgtccccatgtggtataaagccagcccaccctgcccccatgtagtataaagccagcccacgcAGCActtgaaaaaaattaattttcatactcgccctccggcggccccgatgctcgGCTCCCCGATggcggcgcggctcctcttttaTCTTCCCCCGcggttcctcttctttcttcgatcTTCAGTAACAGCCGGCAGCTGCTATCTCCCaggcggcgcatactatgacgtcatcagcggccgcatcatagcaTGCGCCGGCCGGGAGATAACATAGCCACGCCCTCACGGCTGTTAAAGAAgaacgaagaaagaagaggagccgcagggaactCAGGGGAGCCACGATGAGCACCGGGGCCGCcgtagggtgagtatataagttttttttttaattgactcgtgtttaagccgaggtgaggttttttagcacattttttgtgctgaaaaactctgcatatacacgagtatatacggtacttgtttTGTTCTAGTTCCTCTTACATAATTCATGTGACCTTGATATCACTATCATGACAGACGTGTTACTGCGGGACAACTAGCTGCCCTTAACATGGGTGTGGGGATAAATGGCACATATATCATAGATCACAAGGTTGCAAATTTTGTTATCTCTCTAAGAAACACAACCCTACACCCATAATCTGTTGATCTCTGTGTAGACCAGCATTTTACAACCAATGCCTCCAGTACAAAGTCCTGCTGCAAGTGATTTTCTTATGACATTTCCAATGCTAGTTTTACAGCTATATATGGACCTTACAGCTTATCTGTAATAAGATTTATGCTGCAGCAATATGTGCATGCAGTGGGCCAGCTTCTGATCATAATAGCAGGGCTTAGGAGATTAGCAGGGGATGCACAATCCTGTTTTTTCCATAGCTCAGTCTGCACTACAGATTAGTTCTAGTTACTTTGTCAGCAAGCAGAAGCACAGATCGTCTGCTTTTGTCATGCTCTTTACGTGTTCATCCAAGTGACGCTCTGTCGTCTTTTGTCACCTTACAGTATTATTGAAAAGCACAAAAGCTTGGAAGGACTAAGCCAGGCATCCGGGGAGTACCAGGTTCTTCAAATCGTATCCGCGCTGGAAAACTATGGCGTAGAGTGGCATTCGGTGCGCGATGCAGAAGCACAAAAACTTTTAATAGGAATAGGCCCAGATGGTGTATCTATCTGCAAAGAAGACTTCAGCCCAATTAATAGGTGAGTATTGTGTAAAGGTCCTCTATGCCAGCAGTGTGTTGCCGAAAATAAAGCGTTCTGCCCCTTATGTGCTTGTGTGTATTCTCTGGCTTCCTGTTTTGGAACAAAACGGTACAATTACTAACGTCAGGGATTGAGTAACCTCATTTGTTTATATGTACTAAAGAAAGGTGACAAAGTTCTCAAATATAATTGTGTGAGCTCCAGCAATACTACATGGCCTGTTTTACTACATGACATTGAAGGTGCACAAATATTACTATTTTTATTTGTGAATTCAATTTCTAGCCTTGGTTTACACATACTGCAAAAATACTGTCCATTAAACCAAGTAACTTCTTTATTCACCCAGCATTGCAACAATTGCACCACAAGTCTTTATTCACCCATTGtgacaatgataaaatatgtacTGGGATCACTGGAGTTTTCCTTTCGCTGCATGTCTGGATTGGTCCCTGACCTTTATCTAGCCTGCTGTTTTATCACTCCGGTCTTGACTACCCATAGCCTCCTATATTAGGTTCATGCTTCACAGGGTCTATGTAGATCTCCTCATATATTTACTGGGGTCAATTTGTAGTTTTCGTGCCAGAAAACACTTGGGAACGTTGTCAAatatggggtgggggtgggggggtgggtcaGGGTGGTATATGGTGGCCTTGTTGTCATCAAGATGACGGGGAATAAGCGTTCCCTGTTATAATGATCACATTGGTCTCATCCCCCTCATTTATTGAAGCTTTGGCTGTAGCTGTGCTTTACCACTGCATTCTATTCTATGGGACAACTCCTCATTTCAACATTGCACCCATTTTCATGATTGGTTTTAGTCCCAGCAGTAGGGCACACAATGATCTGACATTTGAAACCTATCTTGTGGATGGTGGGGAATtgttcattgggggggggggggtcctttaATTAGAATGTCATGCAGACATTATTTAGTGAAGATAAAATACATTTACAGAAAGGTTTGTTATTCTTGAAATCTTCTTTATGTGTTTGTGGTTGTGTTCAGTTTTTAGTACTTTTCTTCTATTTTTCTCCTAAATTAGGATTACTTATCCAGTTATCCAGATGGCAACACAATCAGGAAAGAATGTATACTTAACGATAACCAAGGAATCTGGAAATAGTTTGGTTCTTCTTTTTAAAGTGATCAGCACCAGAGCAGCTAGTGGCCTCTACAGGGCAATAACTGAGACGCACGCCTTTTACAGGTTAGTGGACTGGGCAAGGACACCATGTATAGATATGTCATTAAGGAACAAATTATATACACTGGATAGATAGCCCATCTATATGTCCAAGTATGGCATATGGACATTAGTAGTGCACGACTAGTGGCGtgatgggtgatgccacacgtggcgtttttaaaatgcatgcgatTTTGACTGtgtaccatgcatttggctaagAGTTAAATAGATTATATTATACTGAATCTTCATAGAAATCTATATCTGCCATATATCATATCGCACTCTAACTTTCTGCATAACATTATGCAGAACATGATTTCTAACATAATTTTCAGGAAATAATTTCCATGGAGTCTATGCTGAATAGTTTACATAATTTTACACCTTCTGTATTTTTCAGGTGTGACACAGTTACTAGCGCTGTTATGATGCAGTACAGCCgagaccttaaaggacacctggcaTCACTATTTTTAAATGATAATATAAATGTTGGCAAGAAGTATGTTTTTGATATTAAAAGGACATCAAAAGAGGTCTATGACCATGCACGAAGAGCTTTGTACAATGCTGGCATTGTGGATCTGTACCCAAGGAGTGACCATAGTGGGCAGGCTTCACCCCTTAAGACCTCTGAAAGTACTCTTAACTGTGACAGCTGTGAAAGCCTCAGCTGTCAGCAAACAaaggctctgcaggagaagctg comes from the Engystomops pustulosus chromosome 5, aEngPut4.maternal, whole genome shotgun sequence genome and includes:
- the MYLIP gene encoding E3 ubiquitin-protein ligase MYLIP, which translates into the protein MLCYVTRPDSVVMEVVVDAKANGEDCLNQVCERLGIIEVDYFGLQFSGSKGESLWLNLRNRISQQMDGLAPFRLKLRVKFFVEPHLILQEQTRHMFFLHIKDDLLAGRLHCSQEQAVELSALIAQLEYGDYNQNTARYQNVCAKELETTALESIIEKHKSLEGLSQASGEYQVLQIVSALENYGVEWHSVRDAEAQKLLIGIGPDGVSICKEDFSPINRITYPVIQMATQSGKNVYLTITKESGNSLVLLFKVISTRAASGLYRAITETHAFYRCDTVTSAVMMQYSRDLKGHLASLFLNDNINVGKKYVFDIKRTSKEVYDHARRALYNAGIVDLYPRSDHSGQASPLKTSESTLNCDSCESLSCQQTKALQEKLRKLKEAMLCMVCCEEEINSAFCPCGHMVCCEGCATQLQSCPVCRASVDHVQHVYLPTHTSLLNLTVI